Proteins encoded by one window of Fibrobacter sp. UWB15:
- a CDS encoding RND family transporter, protein MATKKSLPERFSNWYIPLICRHQYKALAFYLILAVLFAIPILFKPGLKLDADLSHLLPEGTPSVKALEESYQRFGSTDKFMIAIQSEDVNLVVALQDSIADYIHKNWQGDFVSTQVDNDNQFFKDNALLYLPVKHLENIRDNLEDLQLEIGRKNGPLVVDLLGDASTDSTSAGVDSAAPAENAPAKKKRVWFDENLPQELGLPDEAVSAFDAFFKKSKGDTIDAKAASNEEVEWDSKSTIPSELKNRLIGSPRPDSTGKILYNGVVNAKLIKPSTDYEFVTHILARTDSLLAYFSSKTYPVPTRFTVEGTYEGLKEVDEVANDSVFSFGISLVLIIFLTIFFFRSVKGPILVTASVLYACLPTLAFTALFYGKLNPFTVFVASIILGIGIDYSIHILGTSQKLLHKYATLEEVLEHAQRKMLKPFLLASFTTIAAFLTLLAAHFRGFYEFGVVASVGVFFSMLTSVLVLPVFIKCMGGIPKAPENSLLPKSWDEAKILKFFKYVAFASFALGAVSIWFAQDVDFEHNLRNLRRVSTNVSASKNKISTKVTRATGKAVTSTPAAVMGSKPEQLDKLYDTLMVRLHVEHDSTLGSFLTLKSFVPPKDSQEARLEIIEEIRDLVEARVFDRAEGEDSVNIANLRKLSSVEKTFTAEDVPSWTLDLLREKDGSYGKIGFIYGDFPSWDAHALHRFQERYGHWNFDGEDLRTFSSQFILSDVIDSVKKDSFRLALVIILVIFGTLVISFRKPKLFLAGCISFGMGTLLTLGLLGFLTDMFEFGKISIYNVIVIPMALGIGIDSTIHMITSWMSDKNLTLRQLMDTTGRNVMASSTTTIAGFVGFLFTTHRGLKGIGDLACISIAMFLITSLIFTMYLCGTWLKKK, encoded by the coding sequence ATGGCAACAAAGAAGTCGTTACCTGAAAGATTCTCGAATTGGTATATCCCTTTAATTTGCAGGCACCAGTACAAGGCTCTTGCCTTTTACCTGATTCTTGCGGTGCTTTTTGCCATTCCCATCTTGTTTAAGCCGGGCCTTAAGCTAGATGCTGACCTTTCGCACTTGCTGCCCGAGGGCACCCCGAGCGTGAAGGCCCTCGAGGAATCGTACCAGCGTTTCGGTTCCACCGACAAGTTCATGATTGCCATCCAGAGCGAGGACGTGAACCTGGTAGTGGCCCTGCAGGATTCCATTGCCGATTACATCCACAAGAACTGGCAGGGAGATTTCGTTTCTACACAGGTCGATAACGACAACCAGTTCTTCAAGGACAATGCGCTGCTTTACCTGCCGGTGAAGCACCTGGAAAACATTCGCGACAACCTTGAGGATTTGCAGCTTGAAATTGGCCGCAAGAACGGCCCGCTCGTTGTCGACTTGCTGGGCGACGCCTCGACTGATTCGACAAGCGCAGGGGTTGACAGCGCCGCGCCTGCAGAAAATGCTCCCGCGAAAAAGAAACGCGTGTGGTTTGACGAGAACCTGCCGCAGGAATTGGGTCTCCCTGACGAAGCGGTGAGTGCCTTTGACGCATTCTTCAAGAAATCCAAGGGCGATACAATCGATGCGAAGGCCGCCTCAAATGAAGAAGTGGAATGGGATTCCAAGTCGACGATTCCTTCTGAACTCAAGAACCGCCTGATCGGTTCTCCGCGCCCGGATAGCACCGGAAAGATACTCTACAATGGCGTGGTGAACGCGAAGCTCATCAAGCCCTCTACCGACTACGAATTCGTGACGCATATTTTGGCCCGCACCGATTCCTTGCTTGCCTATTTCAGCAGCAAGACGTACCCGGTGCCCACCCGCTTTACGGTGGAAGGCACCTACGAGGGCCTCAAGGAAGTGGACGAAGTGGCCAACGATTCTGTCTTCTCCTTCGGCATCAGCCTCGTGCTCATCATCTTCCTCACGATTTTCTTCTTCAGGAGCGTAAAGGGCCCGATTCTGGTGACAGCTTCGGTGCTGTACGCCTGCCTCCCGACGCTTGCGTTTACGGCCCTGTTCTACGGAAAGCTGAACCCGTTCACGGTGTTTGTCGCTTCCATCATTCTGGGCATCGGTATCGACTACTCGATTCACATCTTGGGAACATCGCAGAAACTTTTGCACAAATACGCCACCCTTGAAGAAGTGCTGGAACACGCCCAGAGGAAGATGCTCAAGCCCTTCTTGCTCGCAAGCTTCACGACGATTGCTGCTTTCTTGACTCTTCTCGCAGCGCACTTCCGTGGGTTCTATGAGTTCGGCGTGGTGGCCTCCGTAGGCGTATTCTTCAGCATGCTTACCTCTGTGCTTGTGCTCCCCGTCTTTATCAAGTGCATGGGTGGTATCCCGAAGGCTCCGGAAAATTCCCTGTTGCCCAAGTCCTGGGACGAGGCGAAAATCCTCAAGTTCTTCAAGTATGTAGCCTTTGCGAGCTTTGCGCTTGGTGCAGTTTCCATTTGGTTTGCACAAGATGTGGACTTCGAACACAACCTCCGTAACCTGCGTCGCGTCTCGACGAACGTATCGGCCTCGAAGAACAAGATTTCTACGAAGGTGACGCGTGCTACAGGTAAGGCGGTAACGTCGACACCGGCAGCCGTGATGGGTTCTAAGCCCGAACAGCTCGACAAACTCTACGATACATTGATGGTGCGCCTGCACGTGGAACACGATTCAACCCTCGGAAGTTTCCTCACCCTCAAGAGTTTCGTTCCGCCAAAAGATTCCCAGGAAGCCCGCCTCGAAATCATCGAAGAAATCCGCGACCTTGTAGAGGCCCGCGTGTTTGATCGTGCCGAGGGCGAAGATTCCGTGAATATTGCGAACCTGCGCAAGCTATCCTCTGTAGAGAAAACCTTTACCGCCGAAGATGTCCCGAGCTGGACTTTGGACTTGCTACGCGAAAAAGACGGAAGCTACGGTAAGATTGGCTTTATCTACGGTGACTTCCCGAGCTGGGATGCCCACGCGTTGCACCGATTCCAGGAACGCTACGGCCATTGGAACTTTGACGGCGAAGACCTGCGCACGTTCTCCTCGCAGTTCATTCTTTCCGACGTGATCGACTCCGTGAAGAAGGATAGCTTCAGGCTTGCGCTGGTGATTATTCTCGTGATTTTCGGTACGCTCGTGATTTCGTTCCGCAAGCCGAAACTCTTCTTGGCAGGCTGCATTTCCTTTGGCATGGGAACACTCCTCACCCTCGGACTTCTCGGGTTCCTCACCGACATGTTTGAATTCGGCAAGATCAGCATCTACAACGTGATTGTAATCCCGATGGCACTCGGTATCGGAATCGACTCCACGATTCACATGATTACCTCGTGGATGAGTGACAAGAACCTGACGCTCCGTCAGCTGATGGATACTACCGGCCGTAACGTGATGGCAAGTTCCACCACGACCATCGCGGGCTTTGTCGGGTTCCTGTTCACCACTCACCGCGGCCTGAAGGGCATCGGCGACCTCGCATGCATCAGCATCGCAATGTTCCTCATTACGAGCTTGATATTTACGATGTATCTGTGCGGCACCTGGCTCAAGAAGAAATAA
- a CDS encoding LTA synthase family protein — protein sequence MKLTILGFLKKVAASVAPFQKLVLISLAAWVTHIILRVLLLFRSNPYGFPFVSKPDWFIFHAVCIDFMWIVNALVVFLILGGIAIRIASGSNAIGTGNAAARRVAVVTKVTTILYAVFHTAILLLTLLDNETQRFLGGHLTFGLVDTYKDTSSIIVFYDYVANDLSVPYLQFVVLALMLPLTYSVYKLLCKWYRPSDRFYVKKSVIAMIIFYIASYSFVYFIWTGNARMTKLRPVVSLIYNDLFVAKKASGLTEADLGTYRTAYQNLWQKIEGDSDWTFTDSDAGNHLPLYREPTQALLQSEKLKAQREMQPNFILVLMESQRGRNTGYMNPQIQPSPTPFMDSLAAHSHVWMRMHTSGVPTTGGVLSTHIGIPHHSRLAQATDLAHVTLPSFVQVLTENGYSTHYLSAADPAWDNLGVWMSKWYTQQHYNREREDDSTFIDNAIEYVRDTLSKEGKPFLATLMTRSNHYPFNFAAGMTDEEKSRPLQERINVTMGYADRQIARFIRAVENEEWYKNTYVIIMADHGFPLGENGVSTMNGGGFSNVSWIPFFIHGKGLDAVRDTTPAAQIDIAPTVLELAGFAVPNIFMGHNLLREHMADSVPEPLAGLSLGAYSGYAAIGLDGYRFIAKYPAQDETHLFADSDTRQENELTGKLQNEEGRLSATLDTLLKISDYSLERGL from the coding sequence ATGAAACTTACTATTCTCGGCTTTTTGAAGAAAGTGGCGGCAAGCGTTGCCCCCTTCCAGAAACTGGTGCTGATTTCACTTGCGGCGTGGGTCACTCATATTATCTTGCGCGTGCTGCTTTTATTCCGCAGCAACCCCTACGGATTCCCGTTTGTCTCTAAGCCGGACTGGTTCATTTTCCACGCCGTGTGCATCGATTTCATGTGGATTGTGAACGCCCTCGTGGTGTTCCTGATTCTGGGCGGAATCGCCATCCGCATCGCTAGCGGCTCTAATGCAATCGGGACAGGGAACGCCGCCGCCCGCAGGGTCGCAGTAGTCACAAAAGTCACGACCATTCTCTACGCCGTCTTCCATACCGCAATATTGCTATTGACGCTTCTGGACAACGAGACGCAGCGATTCCTGGGCGGTCACCTGACCTTCGGGCTTGTCGACACCTACAAGGACACGTCCTCTATCATCGTGTTCTACGACTACGTGGCAAACGATCTTTCTGTACCGTACTTGCAGTTCGTCGTTCTTGCGCTCATGCTCCCGCTGACTTACAGCGTTTACAAATTGCTTTGCAAGTGGTACCGTCCCAGCGACAGATTCTACGTCAAGAAATCCGTCATCGCGATGATCATCTTCTACATCGCATCGTACTCGTTCGTTTACTTTATCTGGACCGGCAACGCCCGCATGACAAAGCTCCGTCCGGTCGTATCCCTGATTTACAACGACCTGTTCGTGGCAAAGAAGGCAAGTGGCCTTACGGAAGCCGACCTGGGCACGTACCGCACTGCATACCAGAACCTGTGGCAGAAAATCGAGGGCGATTCCGACTGGACCTTTACGGACAGCGACGCGGGCAACCACCTGCCGCTCTATCGCGAACCGACGCAGGCCCTACTCCAAAGCGAAAAACTCAAGGCCCAGCGCGAAATGCAGCCGAATTTTATATTGGTGCTCATGGAATCGCAGCGTGGCCGCAACACGGGCTACATGAACCCGCAAATCCAGCCCTCGCCCACGCCGTTCATGGATTCGCTCGCGGCACATTCCCACGTGTGGATGCGCATGCATACGAGCGGCGTGCCCACTACCGGCGGCGTACTTTCGACCCACATCGGCATTCCGCACCATTCCAGGCTCGCGCAGGCGACCGACCTTGCCCACGTAACGCTCCCAAGCTTTGTGCAGGTACTGACCGAAAACGGCTACAGCACGCATTACTTGTCCGCCGCCGACCCCGCCTGGGACAACCTGGGCGTTTGGATGTCCAAGTGGTACACGCAGCAGCATTACAACCGCGAACGCGAAGACGATTCCACCTTCATCGACAATGCGATTGAATACGTGCGCGATACGCTCTCCAAGGAAGGCAAGCCCTTCCTCGCTACGCTCATGACGCGCTCGAACCACTACCCGTTCAACTTTGCCGCGGGCATGACCGACGAAGAAAAGAGCCGCCCGCTGCAGGAGCGCATCAACGTGACCATGGGCTATGCCGACAGACAAATCGCCCGCTTTATTCGCGCTGTCGAAAACGAGGAATGGTACAAGAACACCTACGTGATTATCATGGCGGACCACGGATTCCCCCTGGGTGAAAACGGTGTTTCTACCATGAACGGTGGCGGTTTCTCGAACGTGAGCTGGATTCCGTTCTTTATTCACGGGAAGGGGCTCGATGCCGTTCGTGACACGACTCCTGCCGCTCAGATTGACATCGCGCCCACGGTGCTTGAACTTGCGGGATTTGCCGTACCGAATATCTTTATGGGGCATAACTTGCTGCGCGAACATATGGCCGATTCCGTGCCGGAACCGCTCGCAGGCCTTTCCCTCGGCGCATACTCGGGTTATGCCGCCATCGGGCTCGACGGTTACCGATTTATCGCGAAGTACCCCGCCCAGGACGAGACGCACCTCTTTGCCGACAGCGACACCCGCCAGGAAAACGAACTCACCGGCAAACTGCAAAATGAAGAAGGCCGCTTGTCAGCGACCCTCGATACATTGCTCAAAATTTCGGATTACTCGCTCGAACGCGGGCTGTAG
- the lptC gene encoding LPS export ABC transporter periplasmic protein LptC, with amino-acid sequence MILQKWALIPLLLTGLIVTACEEIEEEKPWLQVERPEMLFTDTTLMDSYDKGVLAWKLKTAYLERWSDKEVVFVRPVLVDIYDSLGERTAFLRADSGRMDLKFTYVYAYGHVYALTPKGASVRSDSLIWNKKDNLVKTESYVRVVSEEGDVLQGRGFESDAHMDNWRILSSVTGIFQDAARRLKEEDKSQAKEIESRDSAQAAATPTSSVAGVQPSSSSVAVSTQKGANTAVSAATTAATTVATPAAKSTNDSAAAESHSPSKVERGFLSRIKNKGNRAKARQRDE; translated from the coding sequence ATGATTCTTCAAAAGTGGGCGTTGATACCTTTATTGCTGACCGGTCTCATTGTGACCGCTTGCGAAGAAATTGAAGAAGAAAAGCCCTGGCTGCAGGTAGAGCGCCCCGAAATGCTTTTTACTGACACCACCCTCATGGATAGTTACGACAAGGGTGTGCTGGCCTGGAAACTCAAGACGGCCTATTTGGAACGCTGGAGCGACAAGGAAGTCGTATTTGTGCGCCCGGTGCTGGTTGATATTTATGATTCCCTTGGAGAACGCACTGCCTTCTTGCGCGCCGATTCCGGCCGCATGGATTTGAAGTTCACCTACGTGTATGCCTATGGCCATGTTTACGCCCTTACGCCCAAGGGCGCGTCGGTGCGTTCGGACTCCTTGATTTGGAACAAGAAGGATAACCTAGTCAAAACGGAAAGCTATGTACGCGTGGTGAGCGAAGAAGGCGACGTATTGCAAGGCCGTGGCTTCGAAAGCGACGCCCATATGGACAACTGGCGAATTCTTTCTAGCGTTACAGGAATTTTCCAGGATGCCGCCCGCCGCCTTAAAGAAGAAGACAAGTCCCAGGCGAAAGAAATTGAATCTCGCGATAGCGCCCAGGCTGCAGCGACTCCGACGTCTTCGGTAGCGGGGGTGCAACCCAGTTCGTCTTCGGTTGCTGTAAGTACGCAGAAGGGCGCGAATACTGCAGTTTCCGCTGCAACAACAGCCGCAACGACGGTCGCAACGCCTGCTGCAAAATCAACGAACGATTCCGCTGCGGCAGAAAGCCACTCTCCATCTAAAGTAGAAAGAGGATTCCTGTCGAGAATCAAAAACAAGGGAAATCGCGCTAAAGCAAGGCAGAGGGACGAATAA
- a CDS encoding LptA/OstA family protein, which yields MNSSHSKMWLLPLLLVALLATSAVAQSSPLIMKHADSLAVARKRGTLLLQGRVHFVHDSIQFRTQRAFWHKDAESVQCSGGFLFTHPSGYIQAQNGNYQKKNSIATASGDVHAGDSANSYLFTGEYLEYDREKEILTMPQKPKLYQYEKKKDGKTDTVTVSAKRIVYNKGNAFAEAYGDVRITQNDMVITGDTGFFDRKNDWLSMTNVRLTQNDMVVTCDTGFFDHKNNWLSMKGHPTCDMKNYHLTGDSIFLVLDSAGKSLESALVIRNAHGVQQEEPKKNAPGSVTEAFGDTLYAEFSNEKIERLYVNLNAKGFFYETDLKDYRNLMDGDRLDLYFNQGKMDRAVVSGKAQSTYFYVKKDRSVSGKNEATGDTIHILFDAQKNAVKSLKLLGAAAMASGRYIDMEKTERLKREAETAKASEKELDKKKESSDNKDAKTVKSKLEMMRKMREKAVVPPKDL from the coding sequence ATGAATTCGTCGCACTCCAAAATGTGGCTTTTGCCGTTGCTCCTGGTTGCGCTCCTTGCGACTAGTGCCGTCGCTCAGTCCTCGCCCTTGATCATGAAACATGCCGACAGCCTTGCTGTCGCCCGCAAGCGCGGAACGCTCTTGCTGCAAGGGCGAGTCCACTTCGTTCACGACAGCATCCAGTTCCGCACCCAGCGAGCCTTCTGGCATAAGGATGCCGAAAGTGTGCAGTGCAGCGGCGGTTTTCTTTTTACCCATCCCTCGGGCTATATCCAGGCGCAAAATGGAAACTACCAGAAAAAGAATTCTATAGCGACGGCCTCGGGCGATGTGCATGCGGGCGACTCGGCAAACTCCTACTTGTTTACTGGCGAATACCTGGAATACGACCGCGAAAAAGAAATTCTTACGATGCCGCAAAAGCCCAAGCTTTATCAGTACGAAAAAAAGAAAGACGGCAAGACGGATACGGTTACGGTGTCTGCAAAGCGCATCGTCTATAACAAGGGGAACGCTTTTGCGGAGGCTTATGGTGATGTGCGCATTACTCAGAACGACATGGTCATTACCGGAGACACGGGATTTTTTGACCGCAAAAATGACTGGCTTTCGATGACGAATGTGCGCCTCACTCAAAATGACATGGTGGTCACTTGCGATACGGGCTTTTTTGACCACAAGAATAACTGGCTTAGCATGAAGGGGCACCCGACCTGCGACATGAAAAACTACCACCTGACGGGCGACTCGATTTTCTTGGTGCTCGATTCTGCCGGAAAGTCGCTTGAATCGGCACTCGTGATTCGCAATGCCCACGGTGTCCAGCAAGAAGAACCCAAGAAAAACGCTCCAGGGAGCGTGACCGAAGCCTTTGGCGATACGCTTTATGCCGAATTCAGCAACGAAAAAATTGAGCGCCTGTACGTGAACCTGAATGCCAAGGGATTCTTTTACGAAACCGACCTCAAGGATTACCGCAACCTAATGGATGGTGACCGCTTGGACCTCTACTTTAACCAAGGCAAAATGGACAGGGCCGTGGTTTCGGGCAAGGCTCAGAGCACCTATTTCTACGTGAAAAAGGATCGTTCCGTTTCGGGCAAGAACGAGGCGACTGGTGATACGATTCATATCTTGTTCGATGCCCAGAAGAATGCGGTGAAGTCCTTGAAACTTTTAGGGGCTGCTGCCATGGCAAGCGGTCGCTATATCGACATGGAAAAGACGGAGCGACTCAAGAGAGAGGCCGAGACGGCCAAGGCGTCTGAAAAAGAGCTTGACAAAAAGAAAGAATCAAGCGATAATAAAGATGCGAAAACGGTGAAATCCAAATTAGAAATGATGCGGAAAATGCGTGAAAAGGCTGTCGTCCCGCCGAAAGATTTGTAA
- the lptB gene encoding LPS export ABC transporter ATP-binding protein, translating to MKNLVSTIRTEHLRKVYGGRQVVSDVSIRVSQGEIVGLLGPNGAGKTTSFYMIVGMVRPESGHIFLDDIEMTDKPMYKRARLGIGYLPQEASIFRKLSVEDNIMAILETQNMKRSERKRRLEELLEEFKITHIRKTKSMSCSGGERRRLEIARALASDPSFLLLDEPFAGIDPIAVADIQSIISGLKDRGMGILITDHNVRETLSITDRAYIMYKSQVLTEGSSEYLANDPEARRIYLGDSFSLG from the coding sequence ATGAAAAATTTAGTGAGTACCATACGCACGGAACACCTGAGAAAGGTCTATGGCGGTCGCCAGGTGGTGAGCGACGTGTCTATTCGCGTGTCCCAAGGCGAAATTGTCGGACTACTCGGCCCTAACGGTGCTGGCAAGACGACTTCGTTCTACATGATCGTGGGTATGGTGCGCCCGGAATCGGGGCACATTTTTCTCGATGACATCGAGATGACGGACAAGCCCATGTACAAGCGCGCACGCCTTGGCATCGGTTACTTGCCGCAAGAAGCTTCAATCTTCCGCAAGCTCAGTGTCGAAGACAACATTATGGCAATTCTCGAAACGCAGAACATGAAACGTTCCGAACGCAAGCGCCGCCTCGAAGAATTGCTTGAAGAATTTAAGATTACGCACATCCGCAAAACCAAGTCCATGAGCTGCTCGGGTGGCGAACGCCGCCGCTTGGAAATTGCACGCGCCCTCGCAAGCGATCCGTCTTTCCTTTTGCTGGACGAACCTTTCGCAGGCATCGACCCCATTGCGGTGGCCGACATCCAGTCCATTATTTCGGGACTCAAGGACCGCGGCATGGGAATCTTGATTACGGACCATAACGTGCGTGAAACCCTTTCGATTACGGACCGCGCCTACATTATGTACAAGAGCCAGGTGCTGACCGAAGGTTCTTCGGAATACCTCGCCAACGATCCCGAAGCCCGCCGCATTTACTTAGGTGATAGCTTTAGCTTAGGTTAG
- the rpoN gene encoding RNA polymerase factor sigma-54: MDIGLQIGTNQRLEQNLSPQLRQFVTILQKNSLELDTAIKEELESNPLLELDDAAPMEEREVHEDELPDSGAELREVKDDLDDYDSGDYSSLEDSAMGDSSLLDGSNDINYEQYLKDGSMNEDAPFKDLNVGNDSDDEWDRPIKDHGKSLQDKLRDQLLLWSGSREQLEQLARSNCSEKKFRSLVEYLIDSLDENGFLQEATLDETPLRLSEDPYINEIESMLRNEVPLEECSLPVREAVHVLQGFNPRGIGARNQRECFLIQAYALPSFPPLGIKILEKCYDDLLALRYAKIGKALGVSTEDVQRAVASFAKLNPHPGFQLSNSRVQTIAADLKVVDKHGHMEVESVRSSMQKRLRVNQTYKAILDDKGASKSDKDYVRTHLFKAVEFIKALDNRYTTMELVMRAIFKRQKDFFTKGPAFLKPMVQQDIADDIKRDVSTVNRSVNGKYVDTPYGIFELKQFFTSGVKQDSSPDAAELSSATILDAIKKLVDEEDKKKPLSDQAIADKLMEQGIKVARRTVAKYREEELHLLPASKRKKLI, from the coding sequence GTGGATATCGGACTGCAAATAGGTACAAATCAACGACTGGAGCAGAATCTCTCGCCCCAGCTTAGGCAGTTTGTAACCATTTTGCAGAAAAATTCCTTGGAACTCGATACTGCCATCAAAGAAGAACTGGAAAGCAATCCTCTGCTGGAACTCGATGACGCCGCTCCAATGGAAGAGCGCGAAGTCCACGAAGACGAACTTCCGGATTCGGGCGCGGAACTGCGCGAAGTCAAGGATGATCTTGACGATTACGATTCGGGCGACTACTCCAGCCTCGAAGACAGCGCCATGGGCGACAGCAGCCTTTTGGACGGCAGCAACGATATCAATTACGAACAGTACTTGAAAGACGGCTCCATGAACGAGGATGCCCCTTTCAAGGACTTGAATGTAGGTAACGATTCCGATGACGAATGGGATCGCCCCATTAAAGATCACGGCAAGAGCTTGCAGGACAAGCTGCGTGACCAGCTGTTGCTTTGGTCGGGCTCCCGTGAACAGCTGGAACAACTTGCCCGGAGCAATTGTTCCGAAAAGAAGTTCCGTTCCTTGGTGGAATACCTGATTGATTCGCTGGACGAAAACGGCTTCTTGCAAGAGGCGACTCTCGACGAGACACCCTTGCGCCTGTCCGAAGATCCCTATATCAATGAAATTGAGTCTATGCTCCGCAACGAAGTTCCGCTAGAAGAATGTTCCTTGCCGGTGCGTGAAGCGGTGCATGTGCTGCAGGGTTTTAATCCGCGCGGAATCGGCGCCCGCAACCAGCGCGAATGTTTTTTGATCCAGGCGTACGCTCTCCCGAGTTTCCCGCCGCTCGGTATCAAGATCCTTGAAAAATGCTACGATGACCTGCTTGCTTTACGTTATGCGAAAATTGGCAAGGCCTTGGGCGTTTCGACCGAAGACGTGCAGCGTGCCGTGGCAAGTTTTGCGAAGTTGAATCCGCATCCGGGTTTCCAGCTTTCCAATTCGCGCGTGCAGACGATTGCCGCCGACCTCAAGGTGGTCGATAAGCATGGCCACATGGAAGTCGAATCCGTACGTTCCTCGATGCAAAAGCGTCTGCGTGTGAATCAGACCTACAAGGCGATTCTCGACGACAAGGGTGCCTCTAAGTCCGACAAGGATTACGTACGTACGCACCTCTTTAAGGCGGTGGAATTTATCAAGGCGCTCGATAACCGCTACACGACTATGGAACTCGTGATGCGTGCGATTTTCAAGCGCCAGAAGGACTTCTTTACCAAGGGGCCTGCGTTCCTCAAGCCCATGGTGCAGCAGGACATTGCCGACGACATCAAGCGCGACGTGAGTACCGTGAACCGCTCGGTCAACGGCAAGTATGTCGATACGCCTTACGGCATTTTCGAACTCAAGCAGTTCTTTACTTCGGGAGTCAAGCAAGATTCCTCTCCGGATGCAGCCGAACTCAGCTCGGCAACAATCCTTGATGCCATCAAGAAACTCGTGGACGAAGAGGACAAGAAGAAGCCCCTTTCGGACCAGGCCATTGCAGACAAACTGATGGAACAGGGAATCAAGGTGGCCCGCCGTACGGTGGCAAAATACCGCGAAGAAGAGCTGCATTTATTGCCCGCCAGCAAGCGCAAAAAGCTCATTTAG
- the hpf gene encoding ribosome hibernation-promoting factor, HPF/YfiA family, whose protein sequence is MDIQFSARHFNASAGLQDRIQEEMDKLARFYPNITSASVILDHEVEHQRHCEITVNITGSQVVASADEENMGKAVDVTLERIKVQLKKANDKQNDHRAQPMSEVV, encoded by the coding sequence ATGGATATTCAGTTCTCTGCTCGTCACTTTAATGCTTCTGCCGGACTTCAGGATCGTATTCAAGAAGAAATGGATAAATTAGCTCGATTCTACCCGAATATCACCAGTGCCTCCGTTATCCTTGACCACGAAGTGGAACATCAGCGTCATTGCGAAATTACTGTTAATATTACCGGTTCTCAAGTAGTGGCCTCCGCCGACGAAGAAAACATGGGCAAGGCTGTGGATGTAACCCTTGAACGCATCAAGGTGCAGCTCAAGAAGGCAAACGATAAGCAGAACGATCACCGTGCCCAGCCTATGTCTGAAGTTGTATAA
- the hprK gene encoding HPr(Ser) kinase/phosphatase, translating to MAESRLKDIKILHRERLLVRDFFLRYGKDLQMACHSHESSLDAPIAESGIHRPGLAMAGYTKVYSSQQIQVVGHTEWNYLESIGPEGRAKIFENLSVFKAPMWVVTHSQMPHPELKAMCDRLNIPLFSTTLHTYEFNKIAQRILEEFFAPHAIIHGSLVDVYGVGMLYVGDSNVGKSECVLDLVESGHRMVADDVVHISNVGRSIIGRPDPLIKHHMEIRGVGILDIRAMFGIHAIRKVKKIETIVELQQWHRDGGYDRTGLNELEEEVMGIKIPKVVIPVAPGKNLTVISEVIAMNTLMKYSGQNVAQDFNESLMQKIKAKAKGEYVDDLLDFDNQNWSYYE from the coding sequence GTGGCTGAGTCAAGATTAAAAGACATCAAGATCCTGCACCGAGAACGTCTCTTGGTGCGGGACTTTTTTTTGCGTTACGGCAAAGACTTGCAAATGGCTTGTCATTCCCACGAATCAAGCCTCGACGCGCCCATTGCCGAAAGTGGTATTCACAGACCGGGCCTTGCCATGGCGGGCTACACCAAGGTTTATAGTTCCCAGCAGATCCAGGTGGTAGGCCACACGGAATGGAACTATCTGGAATCGATTGGCCCCGAAGGCCGCGCAAAAATTTTTGAGAATTTATCTGTATTCAAGGCACCCATGTGGGTGGTGACGCATTCGCAGATGCCGCACCCCGAACTCAAGGCCATGTGCGACCGCTTGAACATCCCGCTGTTCTCGACGACGCTCCATACCTATGAATTCAACAAGATCGCCCAGCGTATCTTGGAAGAGTTCTTTGCGCCGCATGCCATTATCCATGGCAGCCTTGTGGACGTTTATGGTGTGGGTATGCTCTATGTGGGCGACAGCAACGTGGGTAAGTCCGAATGTGTGCTTGACCTTGTAGAAAGCGGACACCGTATGGTGGCCGATGACGTGGTCCATATCAGTAACGTGGGTCGTTCCATTATCGGGCGTCCGGATCCGCTGATCAAACACCACATGGAAATCCGCGGGGTGGGTATCCTTGATATCCGCGCCATGTTCGGTATCCACGCCATTCGTAAGGTGAAAAAGATCGAAACCATCGTGGAACTGCAACAGTGGCACCGCGACGGTGGTTACGATCGCACGGGTTTGAATGAGCTCGAAGAAGAGGTGATGGGTATAAAAATCCCCAAAGTCGTCATTCCTGTGGCTCCCGGTAAGAACCTGACCGTGATTTCCGAGGTCATTGCCATGAATACTTTGATGAAATATAGCGGTCAAAACGTGGCTCAGGACTTCAATGAGTCCTTAATGCAAAAGATTAAGGCCAAGGCCAAGGGTGAGTATGTCGATGATTTATTAGATTTCGACAATCAAAATTGGTCTTACTATGAATAG